In bacterium YEK0313, one genomic interval encodes:
- the sucC_3 gene encoding Succinyl-CoA ligase [ADP-forming] subunit beta translates to MNIHEYQAKALLRGFGVPVPDGYPVLKAEDAETVARQLKGPVWVVKSQIHAGGRGKGKFKEAAAGDKGGVRLARSPEEAAAFVRQMLGHTLVTVQTGPAGKQVNRLYIEDGSDIEREFYLSMLVDRETARTAFVVSTEGGMDIEEVAHKTPEKIRTFSVDPATGVTAEHGRAVAEALGLSGDLARQAEDLTAKLYRAFVEDDMAMLEINPLILTKDGQLRCLDAKVSFDDNALYRHPDLFRLRDETEEDEKEIEASKYDLAYIALDGTIGCMVNGAGLAMATLDIIKLYGEEPANFLDVGGGASEEKVTAAFKIITADPQVKGILVNIFGGIMKCDVIARGVIAAVKTVGLEVPLVVRLEGTNVEEGKAIIRASGLNVIPADDLDDAAQKIVAAVNGKA, encoded by the coding sequence ATGAACATTCACGAATATCAGGCGAAGGCTCTGCTCCGCGGCTTCGGCGTGCCGGTGCCAGACGGCTATCCGGTGCTGAAGGCGGAGGACGCCGAAACGGTCGCCCGCCAGCTCAAGGGCCCGGTCTGGGTGGTCAAGTCGCAGATCCATGCCGGCGGCCGCGGCAAGGGCAAGTTCAAGGAGGCCGCCGCCGGCGACAAGGGCGGTGTGCGGCTCGCCCGATCGCCCGAGGAGGCTGCCGCCTTCGTCCGCCAGATGCTCGGCCATACGCTCGTCACCGTGCAGACAGGTCCGGCCGGCAAGCAGGTCAACCGCCTCTATATCGAGGACGGTTCGGACATCGAGCGCGAGTTCTATCTGTCCATGCTGGTCGATCGCGAGACCGCGCGCACCGCCTTCGTCGTCTCGACCGAGGGCGGCATGGACATCGAGGAGGTTGCCCACAAGACGCCGGAGAAGATCAGGACCTTCTCGGTCGATCCGGCGACCGGGGTGACCGCGGAGCACGGCCGCGCCGTGGCCGAGGCGCTCGGGCTCTCGGGCGATCTTGCGCGCCAGGCGGAAGATCTGACGGCCAAGCTCTACCGGGCCTTCGTCGAAGACGACATGGCGATGCTGGAGATCAATCCGCTGATCCTGACCAAGGACGGGCAGCTGCGCTGCCTCGATGCCAAGGTGTCGTTCGACGACAATGCGCTCTACCGGCATCCCGATCTGTTCCGCCTGCGCGACGAGACCGAGGAGGACGAGAAGGAGATCGAGGCGTCGAAATACGATCTCGCCTATATCGCGCTCGACGGCACGATCGGCTGCATGGTCAACGGCGCGGGCCTTGCCATGGCGACGCTCGACATCATCAAGCTCTACGGCGAGGAGCCGGCGAACTTCCTCGATGTCGGCGGCGGCGCGAGCGAGGAGAAGGTCACCGCGGCGTTCAAGATCATCACCGCCGATCCGCAGGTGAAGGGCATCCTGGTCAACATCTTCGGCGGCATCATGAAGTGCGACGTCATTGCCCGCGGCGTCATCGCCGCGGTCAAGACGGTCGGCCTGGAAGTGCCGCTGGTGGTGCGCCTTGAA
- the oxlT_1 gene encoding Oxalate:formate antiporter, producing the protein MSLTAVPTKQSVSEKTRWTQIIVGVICMVAAANIQYAWTLFVPEIRQTFGWDRASIQVAFTIFVLVQTWLTPIEGYFIDKYGPRFMVAIGAVGLGLSWIINSQATSLWGFYLGAAVGGIGVGCIYATCINNALKWFPDRRGLAVGLTAGGYGAGSAATILPIAAMIQSSGFQSTFLFFGILQGMIAFIAAWFLRAPEKSEVKVSDKVFQTRRDYTLTEAMNTKLFWLMFFMFICVVTGGMMAVAQLGVIAQDLGVKNYNVNLYFFTMAALPLALMLDRIMNGISRPLFGWISDNIGREKTMLVAFTMEGLGIIALGYFGHNPYAFLILSGIVFLAWGEVYSLFSALAGDAFGTKHIGKIYGVLYCAKGIGALFVPVGNLLMEATGTWASVLYTVAAMDLLAAFLAIVALRPVLAAHVQRSTITPPAAPQPTAAVLTSA; encoded by the coding sequence ATGAGCCTAACCGCTGTACCAACGAAGCAATCTGTCTCAGAAAAAACGCGCTGGACCCAGATTATCGTCGGCGTCATCTGCATGGTCGCTGCTGCGAATATTCAATACGCCTGGACGCTGTTCGTACCCGAAATTCGACAGACGTTCGGCTGGGATCGCGCCTCTATTCAAGTTGCGTTCACAATCTTCGTTCTCGTCCAGACTTGGCTTACCCCGATCGAGGGCTACTTCATCGACAAGTACGGCCCACGCTTCATGGTCGCCATCGGCGCGGTCGGTCTCGGCCTCTCTTGGATCATCAACTCGCAGGCGACCTCGCTGTGGGGCTTCTATCTTGGCGCGGCGGTGGGCGGCATCGGCGTCGGCTGCATCTATGCGACCTGCATCAACAATGCTCTGAAATGGTTTCCGGATCGCCGCGGTCTCGCCGTCGGCCTCACCGCGGGCGGCTATGGCGCAGGCTCGGCGGCCACGATCCTGCCGATCGCCGCGATGATCCAATCGAGCGGCTTTCAATCGACCTTCCTGTTCTTCGGCATCCTCCAGGGCATGATCGCATTCATCGCCGCGTGGTTCCTGCGCGCGCCGGAGAAGTCGGAAGTCAAGGTGTCCGACAAGGTGTTCCAGACGCGGCGCGACTACACGCTCACCGAGGCGATGAACACCAAGCTGTTCTGGCTGATGTTTTTCATGTTCATCTGCGTCGTCACCGGCGGCATGATGGCCGTCGCGCAGCTCGGCGTCATCGCGCAGGATCTCGGCGTCAAGAATTACAACGTCAATCTGTATTTCTTCACCATGGCCGCGCTGCCGCTTGCCCTGATGCTGGACCGCATCATGAACGGCATCTCGCGTCCGCTGTTCGGCTGGATCTCCGACAATATCGGGCGCGAGAAGACCATGCTCGTCGCCTTCACGATGGAAGGCCTGGGTATCATCGCGCTCGGCTATTTCGGCCACAACCCCTATGCCTTCCTGATCCTGTCGGGCATCGTGTTCCTGGCCTGGGGCGAGGTCTATTCGCTGTTCTCGGCGCTTGCCGGTGACGCTTTCGGGACCAAACATATCGGCAAGATCTATGGCGTGCTCTACTGCGCCAAGGGTATCGGTGCGCTCTTCGTCCCTGTCGGCAACCTTCTGATGGAGGCGACCGGCACTTGGGCGAGCGTGCTCTATACCGTCGCCGCCATGGACCTCTTGGCTGCCTTCCTCGCGATCGTAGCCCTGCGTCCGGTGCTTGCCGCCCACGTCCAGCGCTCCACCATCACGCCGCCGGCGGCGCCGCAGCCAACGGCAGCCGTTCTCACCAGCGCCTGA
- the oxlT_2 gene encoding Oxalate:formate antiporter — MTDTAQGGAPAPRVSDRYRWTQLVIGVICMVMIANLQYGWTFFVPDIQKKFGWDRAAIQWAFTLFVLFETWLVPIEGWFVDKYGPRVVIIFGGVLCAVGWVINGYADTLSGFYLGQVIAGIGAGAVYGTCVGNALKWFPDKRGLAAGITAAGFGAGSALTVAPIQAMIQNSGFQAAFINFGIGQGVIIVIMAFFLAAPLAGQVPAVVANANIIQTRRNYKPTEVLRQPIFWLMYFMFVIVGAGGLMITANLKPIAADFKIDNVPVTLMGVTMTVVTFAATIDRVLNGLTRPFFGWVSDNIGRENTMFIAFAMEGIGIYMLYLWGHDPVWFVLLSGFVFFAWGEIYSLFPSTCTDTFGSKFAATNAGLLYTAKGTAALLVPFANYLQQSQASWDGVFLIAAGANILASILAIAVLKPWRAGVVARAQIPEGTAAKAA; from the coding sequence ATGACTGACACTGCGCAAGGAGGAGCGCCAGCTCCACGCGTCAGCGATCGCTATCGTTGGACGCAGCTCGTCATTGGCGTCATCTGCATGGTGATGATCGCCAACCTGCAATATGGCTGGACGTTCTTCGTCCCGGACATCCAGAAAAAGTTCGGCTGGGATCGCGCTGCGATCCAGTGGGCCTTTACCCTGTTCGTGCTCTTCGAGACCTGGCTCGTGCCGATCGAAGGCTGGTTCGTCGACAAGTACGGGCCGCGTGTCGTCATCATCTTCGGCGGCGTCCTGTGCGCCGTCGGCTGGGTCATCAACGGCTATGCCGATACGCTCAGCGGCTTCTATCTCGGCCAGGTGATCGCGGGCATCGGCGCCGGCGCCGTCTACGGCACCTGCGTCGGCAACGCCCTGAAATGGTTCCCGGACAAGCGCGGCCTTGCCGCCGGCATCACCGCCGCCGGCTTCGGCGCGGGCTCGGCGCTGACGGTCGCGCCGATCCAGGCGATGATCCAGAATTCGGGCTTCCAGGCGGCCTTCATCAATTTCGGCATCGGCCAGGGCGTCATCATCGTGATCATGGCCTTCTTCCTGGCGGCGCCGTTGGCCGGCCAGGTCCCGGCGGTGGTGGCCAATGCCAACATCATCCAGACCCGTCGCAACTACAAACCGACGGAAGTGCTGCGCCAGCCGATCTTCTGGCTGATGTATTTCATGTTCGTCATCGTCGGCGCCGGCGGCCTGATGATCACCGCCAACCTCAAGCCGATCGCCGCCGACTTCAAGATCGACAACGTGCCGGTGACGCTGATGGGCGTGACCATGACGGTGGTCACCTTCGCGGCCACCATCGACCGCGTGCTGAACGGCCTGACGCGCCCGTTCTTCGGCTGGGTTTCGGACAATATCGGCCGCGAGAACACCATGTTCATCGCCTTCGCGATGGAAGGCATCGGCATCTACATGCTCTACCTCTGGGGCCACGATCCCGTCTGGTTCGTGCTTCTCTCCGGCTTCGTGTTCTTCGCCTGGGGTGAGATCTACTCGCTGTTCCCCTCGACCTGCACCGACACGTTCGGCTCCAAGTTCGCGGCGACCAATGCGGGTCTGCTCTACACCGCCAAGGGGACCGCGGCGCTGCTCGTGCCCTTCGCCAACTACCTGCAGCAGTCGCAGGCGAGCTGGGACGGCGTGTTCCTCATCGCCGCCGGCGCCAACATCCTGGCTTCGATCCTCGCCATCGCGGTGCTGAAGCCTTGGCGTGCCGGTGTCGTCGCCCGGGCGCAGATCCCCGAGGGGACGGCCGCCAAGGCCGCCTGA
- the allS_1 gene encoding HTH-type transcriptional activator AllS produces MLDALTLDQMRALVAIADTGSFRMAAQRLSRVQSAVSHAIANLEAELGVILFDRSGHRPILTPEGKALLANARDILLRVDAMRARARGLGHGVELELSVTVDTLFPMGQIGAALAALRLTYPSVALRVAVEPMGGPPAALLEDRSLLAVMVGEDFRHPRIALEAITAVTQVAVAAAGHPLALRSADAPVEVAELADHLQIVLSDPTPLSEGREFNVLSPRTCRVNTQDTKYRLIAAGLGWGRLPSWLIRDDIAAGRLVRIATTSLGRDAQYPQEVYLAHRLDKPLGPAARAFREHLKVIIAHGE; encoded by the coding sequence ATGCTAGATGCGCTGACCCTCGACCAGATGCGCGCCCTGGTGGCGATCGCCGATACCGGCAGCTTTCGCATGGCGGCGCAGCGGCTGTCACGGGTGCAGTCGGCGGTGAGCCATGCCATCGCCAATCTGGAAGCCGAGCTCGGCGTCATCCTGTTCGACCGCTCCGGGCACAGGCCCATCCTCACGCCCGAGGGCAAGGCCCTGCTCGCCAATGCCCGGGACATTCTTCTGCGCGTGGACGCCATGCGGGCTCGGGCGAGGGGCCTTGGCCACGGCGTGGAGCTGGAGCTCTCGGTCACCGTCGACACGCTGTTTCCGATGGGCCAGATCGGCGCGGCCCTGGCCGCGCTGCGGCTGACTTACCCGTCCGTCGCCCTGCGCGTGGCGGTCGAGCCGATGGGCGGTCCGCCGGCCGCGCTGCTCGAAGACCGGAGCCTGCTCGCCGTCATGGTCGGCGAGGATTTCCGCCATCCCCGCATCGCGCTCGAAGCCATCACCGCGGTGACGCAGGTAGCCGTCGCGGCGGCCGGCCACCCGCTCGCCCTGCGGTCGGCCGATGCGCCGGTCGAGGTCGCCGAGCTCGCCGATCACCTGCAGATCGTGCTGTCCGATCCGACGCCCCTGTCCGAAGGCCGCGAGTTCAACGTGCTGTCGCCGCGCACCTGTCGGGTCAACACGCAGGACACCAAATATCGGCTCATCGCTGCGGGCCTCGGCTGGGGACGGCTGCCGTCCTGGCTGATCCGGGACGATATTGCCGCAGGGCGGCTCGTCCGGATCGCCACCACGTCGCTCGGCCGCGATGCGCAATATCCGCAGGAGGTCTATCTCGCGCACCGCCTCGACAAGCCGCTCGGTCCGGCGGCGCGGGCATTCCGCGAGCACCTGAAGGTCATCATCGCGCACGGGGAATGA
- the frc_6 gene encoding Formyl-coenzyme A transferase produces the protein MTKALEGVRILDFTHVQSGPTCTQLLAWFGADVIKVERPGSGDITRGQLRDVPDADSLYFTMLNHNKRSITLDTKNPKGMEVLWEMVKICDVLVENFAPGVLDRMGLTWKKLHEVNPRLIVASVKGFGPGPYEDCKVYENVAQCAGGAASTTGFRDQVPLVTGAQIGDSGTGLHLALGIVTALYHRTHSGLGQKVDCAMQDGVLNLCRVKLRDQQRLAHGPLKEYSQFGEGVPFGDAVPRAGNDSGGGQPGRILKCKGWETDPNAYIYFITQAPVWEAICDVIGEPGWKTDPNYATPPARLPRLNEIFGRIEQWTMTKTKFEAMDELNKYDIPCGPILSMKEIAEEKSLRETGTVVEVDHPKRGKYLSVGNPIKLSNSPTEVKRSPLLGEHTEEILRDVLKLDESRIAAITESGATGAQPRVAAE, from the coding sequence ATGACCAAGGCCCTCGAAGGCGTCAGAATCCTTGATTTCACCCATGTCCAGTCCGGACCGACCTGCACCCAGCTGCTCGCCTGGTTCGGCGCGGACGTGATCAAGGTGGAGCGGCCGGGCTCCGGCGACATCACGCGCGGCCAGCTGCGCGACGTGCCCGACGCCGACAGCCTCTATTTCACCATGCTGAACCACAACAAGCGGTCGATCACGCTCGACACCAAGAATCCCAAGGGCATGGAAGTGCTCTGGGAGATGGTGAAGATCTGCGACGTGCTGGTCGAGAATTTCGCCCCCGGCGTGCTCGATCGCATGGGGCTCACCTGGAAGAAGCTGCACGAGGTCAATCCGCGCCTGATCGTCGCCTCGGTGAAGGGTTTCGGTCCCGGGCCCTACGAAGACTGCAAGGTCTATGAGAACGTCGCCCAGTGCGCGGGCGGTGCGGCCTCGACCACCGGCTTCCGCGATCAGGTACCGCTGGTGACCGGCGCGCAGATCGGCGATTCCGGCACCGGCCTGCACCTGGCGCTGGGTATCGTCACGGCGCTCTATCACCGCACCCATTCGGGCCTTGGCCAGAAGGTCGACTGCGCCATGCAGGACGGTGTGCTCAACCTCTGCCGCGTCAAGCTGCGCGACCAGCAGCGCCTCGCCCATGGCCCGCTGAAGGAATACAGCCAGTTCGGCGAGGGCGTGCCGTTCGGCGATGCCGTGCCGCGTGCGGGCAACGATTCCGGCGGTGGCCAGCCCGGCCGCATCCTGAAGTGCAAGGGCTGGGAGACCGATCCCAACGCCTATATCTACTTCATCACCCAGGCGCCGGTCTGGGAGGCGATCTGCGACGTCATCGGCGAGCCCGGCTGGAAGACCGACCCGAACTATGCAACCCCGCCGGCGCGCCTGCCGCGGCTCAATGAGATCTTCGGCCGCATCGAGCAGTGGACCATGACCAAGACCAAGTTCGAGGCCATGGACGAGCTCAACAAATACGACATCCCCTGCGGCCCGATCCTGTCGATGAAGGAGATCGCCGAGGAGAAGTCGCTGCGCGAGACCGGCACCGTGGTGGAGGTCGATCATCCCAAGCGCGGCAAATATCTCTCGGTCGGCAATCCGATCAAGCTGTCGAACAGCCCGACCGAGGTGAAGCGCTCGCCGCTGCTCGGCGAGCATACCGAAGAGATCCTGCGCGACGTCCTCAAGCTCGACGAAAGCCGGATCGCAGCGATCACCGAATCGGGGGCGACGGGCGCCCAGCCACGGGTCGCGGCGGAATAG
- a CDS encoding succinyl-CoA synthetase subunit alpha — translation MVTQAAVRIDQATAAADKATVRKVLDAVKADGRTGLTAPEAKLVCDAYDIPLPKEGLATSAEQAASLASGMGYPVVMKIVSADILHKTDAGGVIVGVKTDADARSAYDTILANARKYKADAKIEGVQVQQMLPSGATETLVGAITDPSFGKLVAFGLGGILVEVLKDLTFRLAPVTRAQALDMIGSIKAKEVLDGVRGGDPVDREALAQILVQVSALLDDFPEIEELDLNPVFATRSGATAVDARIVCNFQPRVERFRPDQGAIVTAMNRIFHPKAVAVIGASNETGKIGNSVMKNLINGGYKGTIVPVHPKADSILDIKAYKSVLDYPGEIDVAVFAVPANLCVAAMDEVGRKGIPGAVMIPSGFAETNNQALQDELLATARKNNVRIMGPNIYGFYYTPENLCATFCTAFDVKGKAALSSQSGGVGMSIIGFARSTKMGVSSIVGLGNKSDIDEDDLLTFFEQDPNTQVIAMHCEDLKDGRAFSEVAERVSKKKPVIMLKAGRTAYGAKAAASHTGALAGNDKIYDDVLKASGVIRAPSLRGMLEYARGVQVLPAPKGENVLIITGAGGSGVLLSDACFDNGLTLMKMPDDLDAAFRKFIPPFGAAGNPVDITGGEPPITYQNTVRLGLSDERIHALILGYWHTIVTPPLVFADKMIEVVTEARAKGIDKPIVASLVGDTEVEQACEELYDHGIVAYPYTTETPVEVLGAKYKWARAAGLIKA, via the coding sequence ATGGTGACCCAAGCTGCCGTACGGATCGACCAAGCCACCGCCGCCGCCGACAAGGCCACCGTGCGCAAGGTGCTCGATGCGGTCAAAGCGGACGGCCGTACCGGCCTGACCGCCCCCGAGGCCAAGCTCGTCTGCGACGCCTACGACATTCCCCTGCCCAAGGAAGGCCTCGCCACTTCGGCCGAGCAGGCGGCAAGCCTTGCCTCCGGCATGGGCTATCCGGTCGTCATGAAGATCGTTTCGGCCGACATCCTGCACAAGACCGACGCCGGCGGCGTCATCGTCGGCGTCAAGACCGATGCCGATGCGCGCTCCGCCTATGACACCATTCTGGCCAATGCCCGCAAATACAAGGCCGACGCCAAGATCGAGGGCGTGCAGGTGCAGCAGATGCTGCCCTCCGGCGCGACCGAGACCCTGGTCGGCGCGATCACCGATCCGTCCTTCGGCAAGCTCGTCGCCTTCGGCCTCGGCGGCATCCTGGTCGAGGTGCTGAAGGACCTCACCTTCCGCCTCGCGCCTGTCACCCGGGCCCAGGCGCTGGACATGATCGGCTCGATCAAGGCGAAGGAAGTGCTCGACGGCGTGCGCGGCGGCGATCCGGTCGACCGTGAGGCGCTGGCGCAGATCCTGGTCCAGGTCTCGGCGCTGCTCGACGACTTCCCCGAAATCGAGGAGCTCGACCTCAACCCGGTCTTCGCGACCAGGTCGGGCGCGACCGCGGTCGATGCCCGCATCGTCTGCAATTTCCAGCCGCGCGTCGAGCGGTTCCGACCGGATCAGGGCGCGATCGTCACCGCGATGAACCGCATCTTCCACCCGAAGGCAGTGGCGGTGATCGGTGCTTCCAACGAAACCGGCAAGATCGGCAATTCGGTGATGAAGAACCTGATCAACGGCGGCTACAAGGGCACCATCGTGCCCGTCCATCCGAAGGCCGACTCGATCCTCGACATCAAGGCCTACAAGTCGGTGCTCGACTATCCCGGCGAGATCGACGTGGCCGTCTTCGCCGTGCCGGCCAATCTCTGCGTCGCCGCCATGGACGAGGTCGGCCGCAAGGGCATTCCCGGCGCGGTCATGATCCCCTCGGGCTTCGCGGAGACCAACAATCAGGCCCTGCAGGACGAGCTGCTGGCCACCGCGCGCAAGAACAATGTGCGCATCATGGGCCCGAACATCTACGGCTTCTACTATACGCCGGAAAATCTCTGCGCGACCTTCTGCACGGCCTTCGACGTGAAGGGCAAGGCGGCGCTGTCGTCGCAGTCCGGCGGCGTCGGCATGTCGATCATCGGCTTCGCCCGCTCGACCAAGATGGGCGTTTCCTCGATCGTCGGCCTCGGCAACAAGTCCGACATCGACGAGGACGACCTGCTGACCTTCTTCGAGCAGGACCCGAACACCCAGGTCATCGCCATGCATTGCGAGGACCTGAAGGACGGGCGTGCCTTCTCGGAGGTCGCCGAGCGGGTATCCAAGAAGAAGCCGGTGATCATGCTGAAAGCCGGCCGCACCGCCTATGGCGCCAAGGCGGCGGCTTCCCATACCGGCGCGCTCGCCGGCAACGACAAGATCTATGACGACGTGCTGAAGGCCTCGGGCGTGATCCGCGCGCCGTCCCTGCGCGGCATGCTGGAATATGCCCGCGGCGTCCAGGTGCTGCCGGCGCCGAAAGGCGAGAACGTGCTGATCATCACCGGCGCGGGCGGATCGGGCGTGCTCCTGTCGGACGCCTGCTTCGACAACGGCCTGACCTTGATGAAGATGCCCGACGATCTCGACGCGGCCTTCCGCAAGTTCATCCCGCCCTTCGGCGCCGCCGGCAACCCGGTCGACATCACCGGCGGCGAGCCGCCGATCACCTATCAAAACACCGTCCGGCTCGGACTTTCGGATGAGCGCATCCATGCCCTCATCCTGGGCTATTGGCACACGATCGTGACGCCGCCGCTGGTCTTCGCCGACAAGATGATCGAGGTGGTCACCGAAGCGCGGGCGAAGGGCATCGACAAGCCGATCGTGGCCTCGCTGGTCGGCGACACCGAGGTGGAGCAGGCCTGCGAGGAACTCTACGATCACGGCATCGTCGCCTATCCCTATACGACGGAAACGCCCGTCGAGGTGCTCGGCGCCAAATACAAGTGGGCGCGCGCCGCCGGCCTCATCAAGGCCTGA
- the ydfH_6 gene encoding putative HTH-type transcriptional regulator YdfH: MKAPANRAQNQANPGASARGGAPLVIEALKPEQTFKHRVYVDLKRAITEMDLYGDKETIWLDERQLSERLGVSRTPVREALTMLENEGFVRPIPRRGIIVVKKTLREIVEMIEVWAALEGMAARRAATIAPRTEVAGLRTIFADFDASHQPADHLEAYSAANLVFHQTIIQLGGSRLIEDLTANLLLHVRGIRRITIGRAERIGGSIRDHMAIIAAIESGDADAAERLSREHTLGLAAYVEKHGGEFFA; the protein is encoded by the coding sequence GTGAAGGCACCGGCCAATCGAGCCCAGAATCAGGCGAACCCGGGCGCATCCGCGCGGGGCGGCGCGCCTCTGGTGATCGAGGCGCTCAAGCCTGAACAGACGTTCAAGCATCGGGTCTATGTCGACCTGAAGCGGGCCATCACGGAAATGGACCTCTACGGCGACAAGGAGACGATCTGGCTCGACGAACGCCAGCTCTCCGAACGACTCGGGGTCAGCCGCACGCCGGTGCGCGAGGCGCTGACCATGCTGGAGAACGAAGGCTTCGTCCGGCCGATCCCGCGCCGCGGCATCATCGTGGTCAAGAAGACGCTGCGCGAGATCGTCGAGATGATCGAAGTCTGGGCGGCGCTCGAGGGCATGGCCGCACGCCGTGCCGCCACGATCGCGCCCCGTACCGAGGTCGCGGGCCTCAGGACGATCTTCGCCGATTTCGACGCCAGCCATCAGCCAGCCGACCATCTCGAAGCCTATTCGGCCGCCAACCTGGTCTTCCACCAGACGATCATCCAGCTTGGCGGCTCGCGGCTCATCGAAGACCTTACGGCCAATCTCCTGCTGCATGTGCGCGGCATCCGCCGGATCACCATCGGCCGGGCCGAGCGCATCGGCGGCTCGATCCGCGATCATATGGCGATCATCGCCGCCATCGAGAGCGGCGATGCGGACGCGGCCGAACGCCTGTCGCGCGAACATACGCTCGGGCTCGCCGCCTATGTCGAAAAGCACGGAGGCGAGTTCTTCGCCTGA
- the oxc gene encoding Oxalyl-CoA decarboxylase, whose amino-acid sequence MSTATLKVATEADAQVEDLTDGFHLVIEALKLNGVDTIYGVPGIPITDLGRMAQAAGMRVISFRHEQNAGNAAAIAGFLTKKPGICLTVSAPGFLNGLTALANATTNCFPMILISGSSEREIVDLQQGDYEEMDQLAIAKPLCKAAFRVLHAADIGIGVARAIRAAVSGRPGGVYLDLPAKLFAQVMNAEAGAKSLVKVIDPAPAQIPDPAAVKRALDVLKSAKRPLIILGKGAAYAQADEAIRSFVEKTGVPFLPMSMAKGLLPDTHPQCAGAARSTVLKEADVVMLVGARLNWLLSHGKGKTWGEPGSKRFIQIDIEPKEMDSNVEIVAPVVGDIGSCIAALAAGLGHDGPSAPADWVATVRAKREENVAKMAPKLMKNTAPMDFHGALGALRTIIKERPDAILVNEGANTLDLARGVIDMYQPRKRLDVGTWGVMGIGMGFAVAAAIETGKPVLAVEGDSAFGFSGMEIETICRYNLPVCVVVFNNNGIYRGTDVNPTGGSDVATTVFVKDARYDKMMEAFGGVGVQATTPDELARAVNAAMDSGKPTLVNAVIDPAAGSESGRIGNLNPQSVLRKK is encoded by the coding sequence ATGAGCACGGCAACTTTGAAGGTGGCGACCGAGGCCGACGCGCAGGTCGAGGACCTGACCGACGGCTTTCACCTGGTCATCGAGGCCCTGAAGCTCAACGGCGTCGACACGATCTACGGCGTGCCCGGCATTCCGATCACCGATCTCGGCCGCATGGCCCAGGCGGCGGGCATGCGCGTCATCTCGTTCCGCCACGAGCAGAATGCCGGCAACGCCGCCGCCATTGCCGGCTTCCTGACGAAGAAGCCCGGGATCTGCCTGACCGTCTCGGCGCCCGGCTTCCTCAACGGCCTGACCGCGCTCGCCAATGCGACCACCAACTGCTTCCCGATGATCCTGATCAGCGGCTCGTCCGAGCGCGAGATCGTCGACCTGCAGCAGGGCGACTACGAGGAGATGGACCAACTCGCCATTGCCAAGCCGCTGTGCAAGGCCGCCTTCCGCGTGCTGCACGCGGCCGATATCGGCATCGGCGTGGCGCGCGCCATCCGCGCCGCCGTCTCCGGCCGGCCGGGCGGCGTCTATCTCGACCTGCCGGCGAAACTGTTCGCCCAGGTCATGAATGCCGAGGCCGGCGCGAAATCGCTGGTCAAGGTGATCGATCCCGCTCCCGCGCAGATCCCGGATCCCGCCGCGGTCAAGCGCGCGCTCGATGTCCTGAAGAGCGCCAAGCGGCCGTTGATCATTCTCGGCAAGGGCGCCGCCTACGCCCAGGCGGACGAGGCGATCCGCAGCTTCGTCGAAAAGACCGGCGTGCCCTTCCTGCCAATGAGCATGGCCAAGGGCCTCCTGCCCGACACCCATCCGCAATGCGCGGGCGCGGCGCGCTCGACGGTCCTGAAGGAAGCCGACGTGGTCATGCTGGTCGGCGCCCGGCTCAACTGGCTGCTGTCCCACGGCAAGGGCAAGACCTGGGGCGAGCCCGGCTCCAAGCGCTTCATCCAGATCGACATCGAGCCGAAGGAAATGGACAGCAATGTCGAGATCGTCGCGCCGGTCGTCGGCGATATCGGCTCGTGCATCGCGGCGCTCGCAGCCGGCCTCGGCCATGACGGCCCGTCGGCGCCCGCCGACTGGGTGGCGACGGTGCGTGCCAAGCGCGAGGAGAACGTCGCCAAGATGGCGCCGAAGCTCATGAAGAACACTGCGCCGATGGATTTCCACGGCGCGCTGGGCGCCCTGCGCACGATCATCAAGGAGCGCCCGGACGCGATCCTGGTCAACGAGGGCGCCAATACGCTCGACCTCGCCCGCGGCGTCATCGACATGTACCAGCCGCGCAAGCGTCTCGACGTCGGTACCTGGGGCGTGATGGGCATCGGCATGGGCTTTGCCGTCGCCGCCGCGATCGAGACCGGCAAGCCGGTCCTGGCGGTGGAAGGCGACAGCGCCTTCGGATTCTCCGGCATGGAGATCGAGACCATCTGCCGGTACAACCTGCCGGTCTGCGTGGTGGTCTTCAACAATAACGGCATCTATCGCGGCACCGACGTCAATCCGACCGGCGGCAGCGACGTGGCGACCACCGTCTTCGTCAAGGACGCGCGCTACGACAAGATGATGGAGGCCTTCGGCGGCGTCGGCGTCCAGGCGACGACACCCGACGAGCTCGCCCGCGCCGTCAATGCCGCGATGGATTCCGGCAAGCCGACCCTCGTCAATGCGGTGATCGACCCGGCGGCGGGTTCGGAGAGCGGCCGCATCGGCAACCTCAATCCGCAGAGCGTGCTCCGCAAGAAGTGA